In Paenibacillus hexagrammi, the following are encoded in one genomic region:
- a CDS encoding SRPBCC family protein — protein sequence MVDVQTEIILYCPCGKVADYAANPDHAPEWYVNIDSVEWLTDRPLQVGSRIAFKAKFLGRQLSYVYEVAEFKPQRRMVMRTADGPFPMETTYSWEAINDRTTLMTLRNRGNPHRVFLFLCSLHVDDDAQGKQQGS from the coding sequence GTGGTAGACGTTCAAACAGAGATCATCCTATACTGTCCCTGCGGTAAAGTTGCCGACTATGCAGCGAACCCAGACCATGCTCCAGAATGGTATGTGAATATCGATTCGGTAGAGTGGTTAACGGACAGACCCCTGCAGGTTGGTTCGAGGATCGCTTTTAAAGCGAAATTTTTAGGCAGGCAGCTCTCATATGTGTATGAGGTTGCCGAATTTAAGCCCCAGAGACGAATGGTCATGAGAACGGCGGACGGTCCGTTTCCGATGGAAACGACGTATTCCTGGGAAGCCATCAATGATCGTACAACCCTAATGACACTTAGGAATCGGGGTAACCCCCACCGGGTTTTTCTTTTTCTTTGCTCCCTTCATGTCGATGATGATGCGCAGGGCAAACAACAAGGATCTTAG
- a CDS encoding ArsR/SmtB family transcription factor, translated as MKTTTWNALAEPNRLHIVELLREGPLTVGEITERLGLNQPQASKHLRVLSEAGLVEVHPSANRRIYTPRSEPFIEMGEWLESYRRLWEERFDQLDDYLKEMMDKEKDPV; from the coding sequence ATGAAAACAACAACATGGAACGCACTCGCCGAGCCCAACCGCTTGCACATCGTCGAGCTTTTGCGCGAAGGACCTCTTACCGTAGGCGAAATCACAGAACGTCTTGGGCTGAATCAGCCTCAAGCCTCCAAACACCTTCGCGTGCTTAGCGAAGCCGGACTCGTCGAGGTACACCCAAGCGCCAACCGGCGCATCTATACACCCAGATCGGAGCCTTTTATCGAAATGGGTGAATGGTTGGAGTCATACCGCCGCCTATGGGAAGAACGCTTCGATCAATTGGACGATTATCTGAAGGAAATGATGGACAAAGAGAAAGACCCCGTCTAG
- a CDS encoding glycosyl hydrolase family 18 protein has protein sequence MRLQSLFRRFFSIAAIIVLIGTLFTPAAYAAKDKKAPTAPTGLKVTRVTDSSVTLAWNASTDNVKVASYRVYQGTSLKATTASLTYGVTGLSSGSTYTFYVKAVDSAGNISASSNQVTATTLKAASTSPSPTPSPTASPAPSTSPSPTPSPTASPAPSTSPSPTPSPTASPAPSTSPSPTPSPTASPAPSPSPSPTPAISTAKALIGYYSSWSTYSGKQIADLDGSKLTHINYAFANIGSDLRIALGDPYADVEQRFPDDTGTEPFFGNFNQLLKLKQKYPGLKTLISVGGWSWSSKFSDVALTDASRTVFADSVVTFITKYGFDGVDIDWEYPVEGGEEGNVHRAEDKTNFTLLMQKLREKLDAQKLVTGKTYLLTFAGAADAGYVNHIELGKLQLSTDYINLMSYDFHGTWDAKTGLNAPLYKDPASGSSYETSVKDAVQLYLNAGVPAGKLVMGVPFYGYKYDNVTNASNGLYQSFSGGASVTYAEIVSKYLNQGYTRYFNSASQVPYLFNGTSFISYDDPQSIGLKAGYVKSSGLGGAMIWTVSQDTLNRDLLDALYQGMR, from the coding sequence TTGCGCTTACAATCTTTATTTCGCCGCTTCTTTTCGATAGCAGCTATTATTGTGCTTATTGGCACGTTGTTCACTCCGGCTGCTTATGCAGCCAAAGATAAAAAAGCGCCAACCGCTCCGACGGGGCTTAAGGTGACTCGTGTAACGGATTCATCGGTAACGCTAGCCTGGAATGCCTCTACCGATAATGTGAAAGTGGCATCCTATCGGGTATATCAAGGAACAAGTCTTAAGGCGACAACAGCCTCGCTCACCTATGGTGTAACAGGGCTATCTTCCGGAAGCACTTATACATTCTATGTCAAAGCGGTCGACAGCGCGGGGAATATATCCGCTTCCAGTAATCAGGTGACGGCTACAACACTGAAGGCAGCGTCGACCTCGCCGAGCCCCACACCAAGCCCGACAGCGAGTCCAGCACCAAGCACGTCGCCGAGCCCCACACCAAGCCCGACAGCGAGTCCAGCACCAAGCACGTCGCCGAGCCCCACACCAAGCCCGACAGCGAGTCCAGCACCAAGCACGTCGCCGAGCCCCACACCAAGCCCGACAGCGAGTCCAGCTCCAAGCCCGTCGCCAAGTCCGACTCCTGCGATTTCAACAGCCAAGGCTTTGATCGGTTATTACTCAAGCTGGTCCACCTACAGCGGCAAGCAAATTGCCGACCTGGACGGAAGCAAGTTGACGCATATCAACTATGCGTTTGCCAACATCGGTTCGGATTTGAGAATTGCTCTTGGTGATCCTTATGCGGATGTGGAACAGAGGTTTCCTGATGATACCGGAACGGAGCCTTTCTTTGGCAACTTTAATCAATTGCTCAAGCTGAAGCAGAAGTATCCGGGACTGAAGACGTTGATATCTGTAGGAGGCTGGTCATGGTCCAGCAAATTTTCGGATGTCGCTCTTACAGATGCCTCCCGCACGGTTTTTGCCGATAGTGTTGTCACATTTATAACCAAATATGGTTTCGATGGAGTAGATATCGATTGGGAATATCCGGTAGAAGGCGGAGAGGAAGGCAACGTTCATCGAGCGGAGGATAAGACGAACTTTACTTTGCTTATGCAGAAGCTGAGAGAGAAGCTTGATGCTCAGAAACTGGTGACTGGGAAAACGTATTTGCTTACCTTTGCAGGGGCTGCAGATGCGGGCTATGTCAATCATATTGAACTCGGCAAGCTGCAGCTTTCCACGGATTACATCAACTTGATGAGCTATGATTTCCATGGCACATGGGATGCAAAGACAGGTCTTAATGCACCGCTTTACAAAGATCCTGCGAGCGGTTCTTCCTATGAGACGAGTGTGAAGGATGCCGTTCAGTTGTATCTGAATGCAGGTGTGCCTGCCGGTAAGCTTGTGATGGGAGTTCCGTTCTACGGCTACAAATATGATAATGTGACGAACGCAAGCAATGGTTTGTACCAGAGCTTTTCGGGAGGGGCTTCGGTCACCTATGCCGAAATCGTATCGAAATATTTGAATCAAGGCTATACAAGATATTTCAACAGTGCTTCACAGGTGCCTTATTTATTTAATGGAACAAGCTTCATCAGCTACGATGACCCGCAGTCTATTGGACTCAAGGCCGGCTATGTAAAAAGCAGCGGACTTGGCGGCGCTATGATTTGGACAGTCAGCCAGGATACCTTGAACCGCGACCTGTTGGACGCTCTCTATCAGGGCATGCGATAA